A window from Photobacterium leiognathi encodes these proteins:
- a CDS encoding DUF6162 family protein, translating into MIRQSVRSDNGDREGKWVGLCIGLILLIAFVLLPYHQAKEPEAALLSHQVAINDLSPDELAMVAELRLAHEEIRNLFQDTVLENGTGSLPKLNELEEFWIAPFVKDKSWQRKGRHQWTLVADGTYQGLRQSDSGSMSIVLNSHTKAPDIWLAMDDQAKPFETKQKVDEQQLISNGWTQIVFQPVAENTSSSANSTHSH; encoded by the coding sequence ATGATCCGTCAATCTGTTCGATCTGATAACGGTGATCGTGAAGGCAAATGGGTTGGCTTGTGTATTGGCTTAATTTTACTGATTGCTTTTGTGCTATTGCCTTATCACCAAGCGAAAGAACCAGAAGCCGCGTTACTTTCTCATCAGGTTGCGATCAATGATTTATCACCTGATGAATTGGCAATGGTCGCGGAATTACGTTTAGCCCATGAAGAAATTCGTAACTTGTTCCAAGACACAGTTCTAGAAAATGGCACAGGTAGTTTACCAAAACTTAATGAGCTAGAAGAGTTTTGGATTGCACCTTTTGTGAAAGATAAAAGCTGGCAACGTAAAGGTCGTCATCAATGGACACTGGTTGCAGACGGTACGTATCAAGGTCTTCGTCAAAGTGATTCGGGTTCGATGTCAATCGTACTAAACAGCCATACTAAAGCTCCTGATATTTGGCTTGCTATGGATGACCAAGCTAAACCTTTTGAAACTAAACAAAAGGTTGATGAACAGCAATTAATTTCAAACGGTTGGACACAAATAGTCTTCCAACCTGTTGCTGAAAATACATCATCTTCAGCTAATTCAACCCATTCTCATTAA